One genomic region from Hirundo rustica isolate bHirRus1 chromosome 5, bHirRus1.pri.v3, whole genome shotgun sequence encodes:
- the SPARCL1 gene encoding SPARC-like protein 1, giving the protein MKAVTLFICLIGPVFAIPTHPVDHKLRTHRQKTPEKSDYIHPEASKDENTGYVDKGDLLPTHRNLKPEVSVPGTEDRDEPQTARKQGRTGSEHQVKNSLKSIDFLALRNKPGLASDNQDSDPGSSGRERSSPERDRLREHEKRGNTANRQAERPVGAFSLRQEQNMWKYNKNAVGLAGKNGESDEEESMEEEEEEWGEETGYRDTKHKGRQTRQGDRYKRQQRENGMQSDELLRDSSQPSWKTKRHSEKVDLGEEGRENRKKKSYEEEIPLSQKTHNEHQDGKQQSQEGKDNIQVNYQRDHDTVVKIQDREDGNDDGHDSGDNDGEEYLSDTWKEAAYEEEERIQSNDQESTSTEPEGEGTTEDDTAVHRETEDYQIVKIKDHSEQDYYDHEPPDSDTKQQLKMSSSVQSINSMESEDKVKTTGSSHGEMESGSNRNEDALLGLPDTCRNFHCKRGKVCRADKQGKPHCICQDPAACPPTKDYEHVCGTDNKTYDGTCQLFGTKCQLEGTKMGRQLHLDYMGSCKYIPPCTDYEVDQFPLRMRDWLKNILIQYYERDLNTSGILTEKQRNKVKKIYQNDKRLVAGDHPVELLLHDFEKNYHMYVYPVHWQFHQLDQHPVDRLLTHSELAPLRASLVPMEHCITRFFQECDGDQDKLVALKEWCHCFGIKEEDINENLLF; this is encoded by the exons ATGAAGGCTGTAACTCTCTTCATTTGTCTTATAGGACCAGTTTTTGCTATTCCA ACCCATCCTGTAGACCACAAGCTCAGAACTCACAGACAGAAAACTCCAGAAAAG agtgaCTATATTCATCCTGAAGCCTCAAAGGACGAGAACACAGGGTATGTAGACAAGGGGGATTTGCTGCCCACTCACAGAAACTTAAAACCAGAGGTATCAGTACCAGGCACTGAAGACAGGGATGAGCCCCAGACTGCTAGGAAACAAGGAAGAACTGGGAGCGAGCATCAAGtgaaaaacagcctgaaaaGCATCGATTTCCTTGCTCTGCGCAATAAACCAGGCTTGGCTTCTGATAACCAGGACAGTGACCCCGGGAGCAGCGGCAGAGAACGGTCCAGCCCCGAGCGCGACCGGCTCAGGGAGCACGAGAAGCGTGGGAACACGGCAAACCGACAGGCGGAGCGGCCCGTGGGTGCTTTCAGCCTTCGTCAGGAGCAAAACATGTGGAAATACAACAAAAATGCCGTTGGCCTGGCTGGGAAAAACGGTGAGAGCGATGAAGAGGAAAGCatggaagaagaggaggaggaatgggGTGAAGAAACTGGCTACAGAGACACAAAGCACAAAGGCCGTCAGACACGTCAAGGTGACCGATACAAAAGGCAGCAACGTGAGAACGGCATGCAGTCGGATGAACTCCTGAGAGATTCCAGCCAACCATCCTGGAAAACCAAGAGACACAGCGAGAAAGTCGACCtaggggaagaagggagggagaacAGGAAGAAGAAGTCCTATGAAGAAGAAATCCCCCTCtctcaaaaaacccacaatgaGCACCAGGATGGCAAACAGCAAAGTCAAGAGGGAAAAGACAATATTCAGGTGAACTATCAGAGGGATCATGACACAGTGGTGAAAATACAAGACAGGGAAGATGGTAATGATGATGGTCACGACAGTGGTGACAATGATGGTGAGGAATATCTCAGCGATACCTGGAAAGAAGCAGCCtatgaggaagaggagagaatCCAGAGTAATGACCAGGAGAGCACCAGTACTGAGCCCGAAGGGGAAGGAACCACTGAAGATGACACTGCAGTTCACAGAGAGACTGAGGATTACCAAATTGTCAAGATTAAAGACCACTCTGAACAAGATTATTATGACCATGAGCCACCTGATTCTGACACCAAGCAACAACTGAAAATGAGTAGCTCTGTTCAGAGCATAAATTCAATGGAGAGTGAAGATAAG GTTAAGACTACAGGCAGTTCCCATGGTGAGATGGAAAGTGGCAGCAACAGGAATGAGGATGCTCTCCTTG GATTGCCAGACACATGTCGGAACTTCCACTGCAAAAGAGGCAAAGTCTGCCGTGCAGACAAACAAGGGAAACCCCACTGCATTTGCCAAGATCCTGCTGCTTGCCCTCCCACCAAAGACTATGAGCAT GTCTGCGGTACGGACAACAAGACTTACGATGGCACATGTCAACTCTTTGGCACCAAATGTCAGCTGGAAGGGACAAAAATGGGACGCCAGCTACACCTGGACTACATGGGCTCCTGCAAAT ACATCCCCCCCTGTACTGATTATGAGGTGGATCAGTTTCCCCTCCGGATGCGAGACTGGCTCAAGAACATCCTTATTCAATATTATGAACGTGACCTGAACACTTCTGGGATTCtaactgaaaagcaaaggaataaG GTCAAAAAGATCTACCAGAACGACAAGCGCCTTGTGGCTGGTGACCACCCGGttgagctgctcctgcacgACTTTGAGAAAAATTACCACATGTACGTGTATCCTGTGCACTGGCAGTTTCACCAGCTCGATCAGCACCCTGTTGACAG GTTATTAACACACTCGGAGCTCGCGCCCTTGAGAGCCTCCCTTGTTCCCATGGAACACTGCATAACCCGCTTCTTCCAAGAGTGCGATGGAGACCAGGACAAACTTGTCGCTTTGAAGGAATGGTGCCACTGCTTTGGGATTAAGGAAG AGGACATAAAtgaaaatctccttttctgA
- the NUDT9 gene encoding ADP-ribose pyrophosphatase, mitochondrial isoform X1, translating into MPLPAGALPRAVAVLSFSVLLSARGAAQRRPAHSNLSASCWSRLHPVNMFNSYNLKLHHSKALTSPYPGSHIERSQVPEDKVDWLTEWKDYNPVEYTAKSVLAGPSWADPQINDEGFSPKFNERDGEVERKSLNGLYMVENGRPRNPVGRTGLTGRGLLGRWGPNHAADPVVTRWKRDGSGNKIAHPVSGKNILQFVAIKRRDCGEWAIPGGMVDPGEKITATLKREFEEEALNSLQKSPEEKAKLEKQLQKLFSQEHLVVYRGYVDDPRNTDNAWMETEAVNYHDETGETMDNLPLEAGDDAGVVKWVDISEKLELYASHSYFIRLVTEERGAHWSEHPGSECHE; encoded by the exons atGCCGCTGCCGGCCGGAGCCCTGCCTCGGGCGGTGGCCGTGCTCTCGTTCTCCGTCCTGCTGAGCGCCCGGGGCGCTGCCCAGCGCCGCCCGGCCCACAG taATTTATCTGCAAGCTGTTGGTCCCGTCTTCATCCTGTAAACATGTTCAACAGTTATAATCTGAAGTTGCACCACAGCAAAGCTCTCACCTCCCCATATCCAGGATCACACATTGAGCGTAGCCAAGTTCCTGAAGATAAGGTGGACTGGCTAACTGAGTGGAAAGATTATAATCCTGTGGAGTACACTGCAAAGTCTGTTTTGGCCGGACCCAGTTGGGCAGATCCCCAAATCAA CGATGAaggtttttctcccaaattcaATGAGAGAGATGGAGAAGTGGAGAGGAAGAGTCTGAACGGCTTGTACATGGTCGAGAATGGGAGACCCCG CAATCCAGTGGGAAGGACTGGCCTCACTGGCAGAGGATTGTTGGGGCGCTGGGGACCAAACCATGCTGCTGATCCTGTTGTAACCAG GTGGAAAAGGGACGGAAGTGGCAATAAAATTGCTCATCCAGTTTCCGGCAAGAACATACTGCAGTTCGTAGCCATCAAGAGGAGAGATTGTGGGGAGTGGGCCATTCCAGGG GGGATGGTGGATCCAGGGGAGAAGATCACTGCTACCCTGAAGCGAGAATTTGAGGAGGAGGCCTTGAACTCTCTGCAGAAATCCCCTGAGGAGAAAGCAAAATTGGAGAAGCAGCTCCAGAAGCTCTTCAGCCAGGAACACTTAGTG GTATACAGAGGATATGTGGATGACCCTCGTAACACTGATAATGCCTGGATGGAGACAGAGGCTGTGAACTATCATGATGAAACAG GTGAGACGATGGATAACTTGCCTCTGGAAGCAGGTGATGATGCTGGAGTGGTGAAGTGGGTTGACATCAGTGAGAAGCTGGAGCTGTACGCGAGTCACAGCTACTTCATCAGGCTGGTGACTGAGGAACGGGGAGCCCACTGGAGTGAGCATCCTGGCTCTGAGTGCCACGAGTGA
- the NUDT9 gene encoding ADP-ribose pyrophosphatase, mitochondrial isoform X2 — translation MFNSYNLKLHHSKALTSPYPGSHIERSQVPEDKVDWLTEWKDYNPVEYTAKSVLAGPSWADPQINDEGFSPKFNERDGEVERKSLNGLYMVENGRPRNPVGRTGLTGRGLLGRWGPNHAADPVVTRWKRDGSGNKIAHPVSGKNILQFVAIKRRDCGEWAIPGGMVDPGEKITATLKREFEEEALNSLQKSPEEKAKLEKQLQKLFSQEHLVVYRGYVDDPRNTDNAWMETEAVNYHDETGETMDNLPLEAGDDAGVVKWVDISEKLELYASHSYFIRLVTEERGAHWSEHPGSECHE, via the exons ATGTTCAACAGTTATAATCTGAAGTTGCACCACAGCAAAGCTCTCACCTCCCCATATCCAGGATCACACATTGAGCGTAGCCAAGTTCCTGAAGATAAGGTGGACTGGCTAACTGAGTGGAAAGATTATAATCCTGTGGAGTACACTGCAAAGTCTGTTTTGGCCGGACCCAGTTGGGCAGATCCCCAAATCAA CGATGAaggtttttctcccaaattcaATGAGAGAGATGGAGAAGTGGAGAGGAAGAGTCTGAACGGCTTGTACATGGTCGAGAATGGGAGACCCCG CAATCCAGTGGGAAGGACTGGCCTCACTGGCAGAGGATTGTTGGGGCGCTGGGGACCAAACCATGCTGCTGATCCTGTTGTAACCAG GTGGAAAAGGGACGGAAGTGGCAATAAAATTGCTCATCCAGTTTCCGGCAAGAACATACTGCAGTTCGTAGCCATCAAGAGGAGAGATTGTGGGGAGTGGGCCATTCCAGGG GGGATGGTGGATCCAGGGGAGAAGATCACTGCTACCCTGAAGCGAGAATTTGAGGAGGAGGCCTTGAACTCTCTGCAGAAATCCCCTGAGGAGAAAGCAAAATTGGAGAAGCAGCTCCAGAAGCTCTTCAGCCAGGAACACTTAGTG GTATACAGAGGATATGTGGATGACCCTCGTAACACTGATAATGCCTGGATGGAGACAGAGGCTGTGAACTATCATGATGAAACAG GTGAGACGATGGATAACTTGCCTCTGGAAGCAGGTGATGATGCTGGAGTGGTGAAGTGGGTTGACATCAGTGAGAAGCTGGAGCTGTACGCGAGTCACAGCTACTTCATCAGGCTGGTGACTGAGGAACGGGGAGCCCACTGGAGTGAGCATCCTGGCTCTGAGTGCCACGAGTGA